The following nucleotide sequence is from Aspergillus luchuensis IFO 4308 DNA, chromosome 1, nearly complete sequence.
TTTAAATCACCGCCGAAACACCCGAACACCTCCGCAACGAACAAGAAAATCCTTAACAATGTCGACGCCTCAGTTCTGGTCTACGCCTCTCCGCTACCTCCGCTGGGCTTCCCACGAACGTCCCGCCATCTTCTACTCCCTTATTATCGGCTCGATGGGCCCCGTTGCTCTCGTCGGCTTGCCCCCGCTTAGACGTGCCTTGGGTGACGTTGACCCCGAGACTATCCCTATGTCTTATCCTAGTATGTTGCACCCCCGCTTCCAATTATGATTCTTCAACCGGGCCCCTGCTTGTCTTGGAAAGTTAGTAGTGTATACTGACATGCTCGCGCCTTGCGATTGATAGTCCCCGCCGGTCCCCGCACATTCCCGAAGGGTTACGATGACGAGTAAATTCACCTTAACCTCGGATATAACGCTATGGAAAGGATAGGATGGACGGACCGATGGCAGGACCGACAACTAGCTCTGCATTCAATCATGGGCGACGTGCGACTCCGGCGCGGATAGAAtagaaggaaagggaggacGTTCCAATCAACGAGCAAGTATCGGCGGGCCCCTCGCTTTGTCCGGAGGTAGCCTTGATCTGGGTATTTGGGTATCTATTTTCCTACGTGTGCATGTGCACTTCGCCGTCTTCCTGTCGGGCATGTTTATACCCTTGTGCTCTTTGGCAGGGAGGGGTGAGGTGCTGTGGGTGGGGTATaagatgtgtgtgtgtatttATTGTATGTGAAAATGGTTACAGAGCGGAGTTCATAattttatctctttttttattcatttcTGTTTGTGCTGGTTTCTGAGAGTGGGTTTTTTGGTAAGAGGTATGACCATGAAAAAGATGCGTTATGGCCGGTGGAATACTGTGCCGAAAGAGCCATTACTGCGCCGTAAGGGACCATTGAACTTGATGTACAGGAGAATAGACAAGACCTCCAAATCAAGAAACCGAGACATGAAAATGAACATAGTAGATCAGACTGAAGATTTAAGAAAACAAGACTCGAATCTGAGAAACCTAGACATGATAACGAACATAGTAAAACAGgggagaatgagaatgaaaaagaagtagtagacaACGAAAAATCCGAAGCAAAGACTTAGAATACATACTGCTGTGGACGAACAGCACAGCCAAACTCTCAGCCATCGTGCTGAGTATTATGTCCGTGGCCTTCAACACTGCCATTAAGAGACATGAAGACAGGGCTCGCATAATTCACCAGGTCAATATCTCCTCCACTTAAATCCTGGGGATCTGTCTGTATAGACTCATCGAAAGCTAGGATCACTGGGTTCTCGGTGTCTGTTCGCGCAGTTGACccgtcctcttcatcccagtGAGGCGGGCTGATGAAGCTGCTCTGAGAGTCATCCGATGACAAGTCAGGCTCATGGACAGCGTAGGTCAGCTCACTCCGGGACTGACTAGAGCTGTAATCAGGGGACCTTTCCAGTGATTGGGCGTAGGGAGACACAAAACGCCGAGTACCTATCTGAGGATTGTT
It contains:
- a CDS encoding NADH:ubiquinone oxidoreductase subunit NDUFA3 (COG:U;~EggNog:ENOG410PS2C;~InterPro:IPR039961;~TransMembrane:1 (o23-41i)) is translated as MSTPQFWSTPLRYLRWASHERPAIFYSLIIGSMGPVALVGLPPLRRALGDVDPETIPMSYPIPAGPRTFPKGYDDE